A genomic stretch from Urocitellus parryii isolate mUroPar1 unplaced genomic scaffold, mUroPar1.hap1 Scaffold_53, whole genome shotgun sequence includes:
- the LOC144252706 gene encoding proline-rich protein 15-like → MANNGGMSSSGPWWKSLTNSKKKIKEATVGAQPLAQPDPEEPNPPSPEWTSGSRENQHPNVLAGASESPKPNKLCGEKPGNSRRNLNISRSGRFKEKRKVCATLLPEGDRSPEEADFPDDAQEDKQ, encoded by the coding sequence ATGGCCAACAACGGTGGCATGAGCAGCTCTGGGCCCTGGTGGAAATCGCTAACCAACAGcaagaagaaaatcaaggaagCCACGGTGGGGGCGCAGCCTCTGGCCCAGCCAGACCCCGAGGAGCCCAACCCTCCCAGCCCAGAATGGACTAGCGGCTCCCGAGAGAACCAGCACCCCAATGTCCTTGCGGGCGCCAGCGAGTCCCCCAAGCCAAACAAATTGTGTGGGGAGAAGCCTGGCAACAGCCGCCGCAATTTGAACATCTCGAGATCTGGCCGCTTTAAGGAGAAGAGGAAAGTGTGTGCCACGCTGCTTCCAGAGGGAGACAGGTCCCCAGAGGAGGCGGACTTCCCTGATGATGCCCAGGAGGACAAGCAATAG